In the Populus trichocarpa isolate Nisqually-1 chromosome 8, P.trichocarpa_v4.1, whole genome shotgun sequence genome, tttttaaaaaaaaccctattttAGTGGTAAATCctggttttttaaatttcctttcctttgccATCATGGTGGGGCACTATCACGGCTATATATTGTTCGTTTTTTGCATGTGTGCGAGAAAGTTGTTCTTATTTCCTTGCCGTCGtgatattgtttcttttttttatataattaattagggtatgtttgtaattataataatatttgtgatttaaaatattttttatttaaaaatatattaaaataatatttttttatttttaaaaattatttttaatattaacacattaaaacaatttgaaaatataaaatttaagagaaTATAGTTTCTATAGTATTTCTAAACAGATTCTTACACTGTTGAGATATGAAATGAGAGTAATAAAAGATTCAAAgctataattttacaaattttagtgctttccaatttgtttttattattggagTTTCTATGTCTccattgttttcttaattaattatctctatttttatttttatttttatttttatttttatttttattttttattttgagtgttcttttttcaattaagtatttaaattattaatttttttattatccgtATGAGAGAAATGGAAAcatatcatatttattaattactaCGAAACCTACCACTCACAAAAATgagtaaaaatgaaaaaaaaaagaaattttttttttttgggaggagAAACGACCATAATTCCAGGTTGAttctggaaagaaaaaaaatgatacttaaaaaaaaaaaactttgttgtcaagaaaaaaaaaagaaataaaagaaaaccttTCAGCTCCAAACTCCAAAAATAAGAGAAACAAGGCCCAAATGGATCCATATGAGACCCGTAGATAATTCATTCAAAAAGGGCCAACACTGCCACTACACTACAGACTGCATCGGGCCCTTCTTCTTCAAAAATCTGGATTGAGTCacgcatcatcatcatcatcatgtgtCAAAAACTTTCGcaattcccaaaaaaaaaaagcgtttCCTTTTATAAATTGGATACAGATCTCAGTTTCTTTTACGAAATTCATTCAACCATTTCCCTCATTTTTCTCGGGGTTCTTTGCAAAGTAGACGAATACTACTGAAGACAGAGAAGAAGATGGTGCTGCCGATGGGATTGAGTGTGCAGTGCATAATGGATTTGGTGGTGGCAGGGATTTCCTTGGTGATTGGTTTGGGTTTTTTCGCTTTCATTGCTTCCATTCTTTGTTCTGCTGTTTTCATTTACAACGTCAAGCATGTCTCTTGATTCGTCTCTCCACCATCCAATGGTACTATtacccccacccccacccccacctcTCTGTTCATCCATTAGGgcttttccttttctcaatTCCTCTGGGTTTTAGACTTCTAATTTCATggattttattactttattttgttCCAATCACATCAtgcaagataaataaataaacccagATGGCAGATAGCATAGCACTGCactttaatttagttaaaagCCATAGAATTAGCAGTAGTTAGCATCCTGAGGATTATCGTCCTCGGTTACACAACtccaaataatctaaaattaggCTGCCTAAGCATAAGAGAAGACTGGAGTGGGAGATCCTGATTTTTGGggtttgttattaataatatttcaagtttaatttgttatttatttcttgatttcttgagTTTGGGTTGCATTCATTTTcaaaaatgttattttcatttattctaTATGGGACAAACTATATAAGCCcccttccttctctctctctctctgtttttttttttttttcccgagaTCACCTTTTACGTACATTTTTTCCTAACAGcataattttaaacatattgatgaaaataaattacttaaattttttaccTTCTATTGTTTAGGTGTTTCTACTTTCTAATGAAGCGTTGCGGATACAATGTTGATGACTTGTTTCTTGCTGAAGCTGCTGCTTTGTGACTGTTGTAGGCATGAGCGGCACAGCGACAGAGTGCAGTTGTGTTCTTGCCTTGACGCACTTgtatttatcaaagatttctgtAATTCCTCGTGtttaataataaaggataaatttGGTTAATTCCCTCTTCAACTGTTGTGTTCATCTTGTTTACTGCCAATTTGTTTGGTATATGCATTTTCTGCCCAGCATGTTCTTGAAAACGGAAGGGCATAGCTGTGCTTTTTGCATGGATCAGACTTGTgatctgatttttatttttatttttttgaactcCCTACTTTAATGGCTTGTCTTATGCTCAAACCATGTCAAAACACTTTTCATTATAAATAATACGGTCTCTGGCCAAATTACCTTATCTCTTCTGTTAAGATATAGGGTTACAATTTCATGTATCATATATGATATACCCTCAACCCCAGAAGAAAAGGGATCAGGTTTGGTCGATCAAGAATCAAAGTCAAGCAGATTGCAATCTCAAAGACAAGCTAAGCTAGCATAACCTGAGCTAAGCATAACTCACCTGGACTTGCCTCGTTTCTGATTTTTGCTTTACCTTGTCCAGCAGTGTTATGACGAACCGCGTTTATTTCAACCCCAGCATTGACTGTTCCTTCCTTTGCCTTCAGTTCAAATTTTGTGATTAATAGCAAAAGGCAGTGAAAATCTGGAATTGCGCTATTGACTACATGAATTCACATCCATAGACAAACTCTGCACTGACTCCTTTATGTTCAGTCACAGGTTGTTCTACTTATAAGCTGAGGATTTGGTCCAAATTTGAGCTTTGAGATTTCTCTTTCCAGAACAATCATCGTATATATGCCTCTCCACTATAGGGAGATGTAATACTAGCAAAACCTTCAACTCAAAATGGAACACAGATCATCATCACTATCACCAGaacaaaatcaacccaaaaaataaacactctaGAACGACAATAGCAAagtgaattgaattaaaattatctcttgctattcttttttcttgagtACACCATCCCTTTAATCCCATCAGGATCTGCCACAAACCCCAAAGGCCTGTAAAACCCGAGAACCCGAGGCTCCGAATACAAAGCGATATTAATAATACCCTTCTCTAACAACTCCTCCATCAACCTCTCCATTACAGCTTTCCCTAACCCAATCCCTTGAAAAGATGGGTCAACCACAACATCCCAAATAATAGCATTGAAAACACCATCACCGGTTGCTCTAGCAAATGCAACTGGCTTCTGGGTCTTCTTGTACTCCACCCACAAAAGAGAGTTTGTGTTCTCCAACGCCAGCCTGATCTTTTGCGGGTCCCGTCTGGGGAATCCAACCGCTACGAAGACCTTGTTGAGGTGGTCCAAATTGAGGTCTGCAATCTTGCGGTGGAGGTTGAAGCCTCGGGATTCCAGGTCCTCGTCGGAGATGGAGAATTTGTTGGTTATGGCGGTTGAAATGGTGGCATTTAGTGGAGGGAGGGGATGGGAGGTTTTGAGATGGAGAGGAGGGAGTGGAGTGGAGGTTAGGCCCCGTAAAGgaaacattttatttctttcttttgtttcaatttggaGTATTCTTTCGAGATTTTGCAGCTCAGGGAGGGTTTCTCCGGCTTCcgttttttattaaaaggatGTTGAATTTTGGTGTGTTGGGTGGAATATGTGGTTGTTATTGACCGTTATCTTCCTAGTAGTTTGCGCGGGATAATATCGTCAGTCCGGTGCGGTAAAATCTTAACGGGTGAGGTTTAACCCAAAAGTGCTTTGGGCTTTGAAGAAGTTCGGAGCCTAATCCTATATCACCTTGAGCCCAAGTATACTCCTGAAGTTCACAGCTGTCTCTTTCtgaagaaaaacattttaagcAAAATGCATTCTCTTGGTTTATATAGTTAGTTGAGGATGGAACTTTCTCCACTGCAAGATAGAGGAAGTTAACCTTCatatctattctttttttaaaaataattgtacatattattttaatctatttttaaataaaaaatactttaaaaaataaccgcaaccacatttccaaacacgcatatcctaaaataataattagtaaaCTAAATTTTAGCGGGTATTTAAGAGTAAggtagtgattatttttcagAGTGTTTTTCAttcggaaatatatcaaaatgatatttttttatttttaatattaaaatattaaaataatttaaaaaaataattttaaatcttaatttttgcCCTACCCGTTTGTCTGAAACGCAATACCAAAGATTAGTCAGTGGAAAGTCGAAGGTTAAGAAGCATCGTTTTTTTCGCCCAACCATCTCAACTACCAATCGGTTGTCTCTAATATGCTTGACGACACACACCTGCTCTCTGTGATGGTTTTGTGTggaatgaaaatattatataatatgatTGCTAATGTGACAAACTATAGTATAAAGTATCTACCAAGAAAAACACTTATATTCTATAGCATAAAGTGGTGTGCTCAGAAGTTGGAAGTGTGTTTAGTATTGCGGTTCctattgtggttgtggtttgaaaaaaattattttataaaaagtatttttagttgaagttgatttgaaaaaatatatatttggttaaaactgtggttgaaattgaggttgagtaaaaagtaattttaatgtgtttgattaataatatttttgaaattaaagttataaaataattttaaaaatatatatatcaatattgatggtttttaatttaaatattgtagatttaactattcttattacatcatgaaataaataatattttatataaaatattttttattattccattaaactatctacaattccattacgtatgaaatacatccgacaagaactacagtttccatgattttttgagcgtgcaataaaattaggtaaaatattatcaggaataaaattgagattacagtacgagtaaatttaattcaccttaaactaattttttaaaaaaacaaaaaaaaatattgttcacgttcatgtgaacagtgcgagtgaaatcaattaactgcatTGGTTtttcggaaaaaaaaactattcacgtgaatagtgcgagtgaattaaattcactcgtaCTGTTCACTTTAATGAACAGTGCGACAGTAGAGCATTGCTCCACTGTTCAGTGGTTCTCCCCtacgagaagcagcaaaatgttGTTTCTACAAAACCTGCAGCACAACTGCAAAATTGATGGATCCTACCATCataaatcactttttttaaaccaaataataatatatatggcTACATTTGAACTTCAATCACAATCACACTACCAAACAACCTCGTTTGCCAAAACTACTTATCGTTCTAGCAATATTTGCCTATTTCGTCACATTATTTCTAGGTTCTAACATGTTTGCATTCGTAACCTCGTATGTCACTGACATTGAGTTATAAAGGACATAACACAACAACAAACGTGTTAATAATCATGGGTTATTctttatgttataatttttatgtgatcATGTACCATTAATTTtccaagaagaaagaaattgtttCATGTTCAAGAATTTATTCCCCAATCAATCTTTAATTGATTGATATTTGAGATCAAACATTAGTTCTTCGTGCTTAATATTCGATTAAATTggactaataaaaaaatggtttcttAGAAACTTTCTGAAACACCACCATACATTTCTTTCATTAAATGCTTGCAACATCAAATGGGTTCCCCTCATAGAcaataagtatttatttttgtatcaagTTGAGCATAAAAATGGAAAGCTCATCACACTCGAAGCAAGACCAAGAtgtacaaaacaaagaaactgaGGAGgttaaatgcaaatatgaaAGAGTTCATCCatttgaaaatcaagccaaCTAACCAGTCCACCCCACAGGTAAGAAAGACCGAACCGAAGCCTCCATGCTAGGAGCTATAAGAATTAAGAAAGATACCCAAATTTGATCCAATTCTTTCGTTTGGTGCTTCCAAACAAACAGCCGCGCTCCATTTTTCTGGGTTTCTTCTTGTCATTTTCAAGGTATATTTACTCCCACTTCTGAAAGTTTTCTTtctgtaatttatttatcttcGGATTTGATCATATCCATCTGGGTTTTCTTTCTTATGCCTTgctgctttcttcttctttttttaattgcccTGTGTAGTTTTGCGAGATGTAACATCCTTCTTGTTGAATCTGTTTTATGCACTCACTCAACATTAATTGCCCATGTTGTTGTGCGAGACTTAGTTTTCGACCGTTGCATGTGTTGTTATGCAAAACTTGTTGAAATCTGGTTGGCTTCATTTAGGTTGCAAGTTCATGAGTAAGTTTACATTTATCTGGCTGAACTTCGTGGAGTAGCGGTCTTTTTAGTAATATCCGAAggcacaaagttttttttattttgttgttactAAAGGTATAATTTTGAGAATGTAGGTAGTTGTCCTTTTTAATAATCGCATTTAGCCTTTTaccatcaattttttatatgttttcttctAAGCTTTCtggatattttttcttatgcaAACCAATTTTGAAAGTATGATTAAAGGTTTCCATCTGCCGAAACTGAATCCAATGTTTGAGCAGGAAACTTGATATGGCTCCCCTGACCAGAATTGGCCTAGCTGGCCTTGCTGTCATGGGTCAAAATCTTGCCCTCAATATTGCTGAGAAAGGATTTCCTATTTCTGTGTATAATCGGACCACCTTAAAAGTTGATGAGACAGTTGAACGAGCCAAGCAGGAGGGAGATCTTCCCTTATATGGTTTCCATGATCCTGAATCCTTTGTTAAGTCAATCCAAAAACCTCGTGTGATAATCATACTTGTTAAGGCCGGTGCCCCTGTCGACCAAACCATCAAAACACTGTCAGTTTACATGGAGAAAGGGGATTGTATCATAGATGGTGGTAATGAATGGTATGAGAACACTGAGAGGAGGGAGAAAGCCTTGGCTGAATTAGGTTTGCTTTATCTTGGAATGGGAGTTTCAGGTGGTGAAGATGGTGCTCGGCATGGACCATCTTTAATGCCAGGTGGTTCCTTTGAGGCCTACAAACACATAGAAGATATCCTTCTTAAGGTGGCTGCTCAAGTTCCTGATAGTGGTCCTTGTGTCACTTATATTGGCAAAGGAGGATCTGGCAATTTTGTTAAGATGGTTCACAATGGGATAGAATATGGTGATATGCAGCTGATTGCAGAGGCCTATGATGTTCTGAAATCAGTTGGGAAGCTCACCAACGAGGAACTATGCCAGGTTTTCTCTGAATGGAACAAGGGGGAGCTGCtgagtttcttgattgagaTCACTGCAGATATATTTGGAATTAAGGATGACAAGGGAGAAGGATATTTGGTCGACAAGGTATTGGATAAAACTGGCATGAAGGGTACTGGTAAGTGGACGGTTCAGCAAGCTGCTGAGTTGTCAGTTGCTGCTCCCACTATAGCGTCATCCTTGGATGGAAGATTCCTCAGTGGCCTGAAGGAAGAAAGAGTTGAAGCTGCAAAAGTCTTCAAATCAAGCGGCATCATAGACATGCTAGCTGACCAAGTCGTGGATAAGGAAAAATTGATCTATGATGTGAGACAAGCACTATATGTGTCCAAAATATGCAGCTATGCCCAGGGTATGAACTTGATACGTGCAAAGAGTGCTGAAAAGGGATGGGATTTGAAACTGGGGCAGTTAACAAGGATTTGGAAGGGTGGTTGCATTATCCGTGCTGTCTTCTTGGACCGTATTAAGAAGGCTTATGATAGAAACCCAAACCTGCCTAATCTTCTTGTGGATCCAGAatttgcaaaagaaattattgagaGACAATCTGCTTGGAGAAGAGTTGTATCCATTGCTATCAACTCTGGTATCAGCACCCCTGGTATGTCTTCTAGCCTTGCGTATTTTGACACATACAGGAGGTCCAGGCTGCCTGCTAATTTAGTCCAAGCTCAACGAGATTATTTTGGAGCACATACATATGAGAGGATTGATATAGATGGATCCTTCCATACTGAGTGGTTTAAAATTGCTAAACAGTCAAAGATCTAAGTTTAGTTTTCTCTCAGTGGTAATGTAGTAATATGCCTTGGTGACTTGTTGTCATAAAACCTAATAATATTGCCTTTGTGGCTTAAAATGAGTATGTTTATTTTGTTGTCTTGCACCGATATTGTTTGGAACTCGGCTAGCAGGTTCAGCAGCCTtcctgattattttttaaaggattcAACCTTCTACATAGATGACACTTCTGCAATATAATAAGATCATTCTATTTTCCTTTGGCTTCAAAATAGCTGTATTCCATTTGAATTATATGGTACATATCGCAGAATGCAAGCCTATACCAATTCATACACCTTGTGTCGATGCTTTTTCATTgatcatccttttcttttaaaaaagtttaactaAAATCGGTAGACCTTTGTATTTCTCTACGTTCTCAAAACACACAGGATTTTCTATATGTTCTGTCACTTGCGTCCTAGTAATGCAATTATGTCACAGCTGGGTTACTATGTCCTAGATGCCCTTAAAGTCCATTGGGTTAAAATACTGACTTTTGATTAGATTCATAGCTGCTACAAAGAGTGGTGAATTCCAGGGTGCACCCGCTCTTTCTTAAACCCAACGTAGATAGAGTACTACTCATACAATAATGGGTGGATTTTCATGAGACTACTGGTTTGTTGGCTTTAGGTGGCATTGTTTGCGACAGATTCCCTCGTGATATTTTTCATTGAGGTCTGAGGATTGCCACTTACCCCTTTGCCAAAAAAAAGCTTGTGAAAGGAGGAATTGAATCTAGTATCCTTCGATGCTTGGCAAATATTGTCAGCCATGTCATTCATTTGTCTGGCTATTTCGATTATCAATCATGAAGTACTAACTTAACTTCCTCCGGGAAGAATTTCTCTACGTCATTAAATCTTTTGGGTCGGAAGGTGGGGGTCACTGTTctactttgttttctttacttcttccccttgaaaaataaaataaaaaaatacatcgtGTTTGCTCATTTCTCGCCTCACAGGTTTTAAATCTGGAACTTCCTTTTTGTTGGCATTCCTTTTCTCCATTTCGTTATTTTAAggattaaattcttctttattctcaGTTCTTTTACCTCTAGTCTTGGTATGGAATCATGACACCCTCAATACTTGAACCAGTCTTGGTAAAACTATGTCTTAGTTTTACAACATGAACTTTCCTTTTCGTTATGCTATAAATAGAgttaaatttaatctttttattattattattaacatgaatgTCTGGGTCGGCTTGCACGCACCTCAACCAAttccacggaccctgaagttaacgaccatgtaagcctccagtaaccctgaggtttgtgggattcgaactggtgacctcttGGGAGCAAACCTAGAGCCTAACCAGTTGAGCTATACCCctcatgatttaaatttaatctatttttgcAAATATTGCTTGTGGTTGCAATTCCATAGGGGGGTAGATTTTTGGTTCTTATGTTCCGGGGAGCTAAACTCGAACTTTCTGTTTGGGAACCGTTACATGTAGATATGGTAAGAGTTTTTGTGGGAACCATGTTCTTTGATCCCTAGGATCAGTAAGGGCTCCCTGCTGCTCTGTTACTATGTATACTACACCCAGAGAGAGACACGGCCGCACTCGGCACTTAGGCTGTGTGCGTGCCCTGAATCTTATTCTTCCTGGAGGAAGAAGTGAGTAATAAAGTCTTCGTGCATATATGTTACCCACGCAACAACACATTTGCATATTTCTAAAATCTACCTCAGCTTTGTAAACACCATTTACATTTCCAAGAGTCGAAGTTCACCTTTCTAGGAaaagggagagggagggagagagaccAACTTCACAGTGGAATTCTGGAATTCCgaaacaaagttaaaaaagCATGGAGCGTGCTTTACTTGTAGCCATCTGAAGAACATCAGCGCATAAAAATTTGCTACATttcttggaaaaataaaagacagaCACACACAcggggagagaaagagaggaaaactAGAGTATATCTCTTATTCTAATGGTTCAAGTAGTTGATTTTCTTACCTTGGTTCCACTTTGCACATGATCATGACTAGCAGCACTGTTTGCCTTCAGCACTGATACTTCCTTTTTTACTGTGGTCCTTGCTCCATCTCTTCGCTTCACTTGCCTGTGAAGTTTTTCTTTCGATGAATATTTGGTAGTTGCATTCTTAAAAGGACCTTTGTTAATGCTTCCCTCGTTGATCCTGCATGGAAGTTCAGGATGACTTGGACCAGAAGAGGCATCTGAGGCCATAGAGTCATCACTCTCATAATTACCTTCTCTGCAATCACCTTGTTTATTCTTgctatcatcattatcatcatcgaAGTTGTTTTCTTTGATGGGGGAGGCAATATAGCTTGTCCACCCAGACTCACTGCCACTAGTCCCACTACACTCCTCTTCGCGTCCTAGGGTTTGGGAAAACTCCATTAGTATAGCTATCTGGAGGAGTAGAATGGAAAAGAATAGCACAACACAACAAACTTTGAAGAAGAGGTTGCAAGCAAGTGGCTAGAGAAGTGGTTATCGCATTCAATAACCAATATCACTTGGAAAATCACTTATATCTTTATCTCTCTGGCCCATAAACGATCAACCAAACGCAGCTTTCCACGCATAGAACAAAAGAGATCCCTCTCACAGGTACATCAAACCTTCATTGTTGAATTGTCAAGCAACTTTCACCACCTGTCAATCCTAGCATCATTATTTCTCTGCCTTGAATTACTAGAATACAGGTTAGGGAGATAAACAATGGGAATCAGTCTGATAAAATAGAGCAAAAATCCAAGTTCTTAAATTGATGAAGTGGGCAGGACTCTTGCTTATCAGACCTTTCTCCTGAGAAAATACCCCTTCCTTGTTTCCCTGaccatttcataaataaagAGCAGCTCTCAAGCTGGGCAATATAGATGTGCCCCACTCCACAAACACAAAGAGTGAATATGAGACCCATTTTAATAAATAGGCTATAACAGTCCCTGTTACTATGCCTATAAGTTCCACAACTTCAATCCTATGTCTTGTCATAGGCAACGAGGAGCAGCCTTTTCTTGTGTAAAATGCAGAGAACCCAACTATGTTTCGGCAGTTTGTATCAAGATGGATGGGATCAGGTTGGCAAAAGGTCTTTTTGATTTAGCTTCTCCTATCCTTATATTGCCATCACCAGTCTCTGCAAAAGTAGATTTATGTCTCTTGTCTTACTGGCTGACAATCCTAGGAGAATGTGACAGTAATTATTCTACTATGATTTGAGCATTGGTTTCGCCGATGGTCATCGAGCCTCTcgatttgaataataaaaaaaaaaaaagcaaatcaaacgGCCCTGATGACTATCGTTGTATCGATTCTAAAGTATCAGCATTGTAGCGACCACATGATGTACAGTGACATGGAAAGAAGCACAAGCAACAGCAGTCCTGCTAGTTGAAGAGTGCCTATTACTGTTTTGATTGACCCTGTTCCCTTCCCTTTGTCATTTTCGCAATTTCACCTTCCTGAATATGTGGCTGATGTAAGACACGCTATGGTTTTTCACTCTTGTTTCTCTCCTGTGTAATTATACTGATTAAGTGTGGCCGGCCCCTGCGTTATTTTCTCGTTGCTTCTCTTTATGGGGATTGCAATTTGACTCCTTCTGATTTTCGGGTTCCATGTGATAATATATACTTGGAAGTTTTCTTTGTAATAACAAGACAACATGGCTTTAGAGATTCATCCCTTTATCTGCATCATCTTTACTTGCACTGAAATACACTTCCGAGATTCCTATGAGACAAGGGTAGATAATGTATGGTTTATAACTTGCTCTGTGGTTTTGCTATCCTGGGATCATCATCTTGAATTCACAATTTTCTTGCTGGGCATTAAATGTATCGAGTTTAAGATTTCTTAACCTGTGGTGTTGGTTCTGATAGTGATTTAGGGAGAGGAGCAAGATCAATATGCTGCTGCGGTAGAAATGAGAATATTAGATTAGTAATTTCTCAGAAAATAACATTACTTGATATTCTGAGAGTGTATTCTACTTGAGGATGCTAtttctgaaaaagaaaaggaaaacaatccCTGCGTGTAATTTCTATCTAGCACATCATGCCTGGTGGACTTGATTTAACACAACGTTGAATCTAGAAATTTTGTCGGAGAAAACAAGTGCTGAGTTCAATTATAATCACATGATATGCTCCATGCTTTTATTATGAAATGCCAACTATCCGCGACCTGAAAATAATGTGTCTTCCATTTCATTTTAAAGCAGATTTGacatttcttttcaatatgttACATGATGTGATTCATCTTTGGGAAAACTGCCAGAACGGATTGTCAGACGTGGTTTTGATCGAAACAACCTATGATTGAATAGGATAGCAAGGATTAGACAAGCATTAATAGTTCAGACATAAAGTAGGTATTGTTTACAATGGTTTTGGAATcgctttttaaaatgtattttgtttaagaatgttttaaaaaaattatttttaaaaattatttttaatattaaaatgattaattataaaattttaattttttaaaaaattaaaaatattttttaaatgaaaaaaacaaacatatttttatatgatgatgAGTGTGATAAGGAGAGGAGTAccatcatctttctttctttctttcttttatttttgtatcggagaaatgagatttttatttagtttcggACTAGTTTATTTGTCTGTGCTTTGTCACAAaccaaatcttattttttaaaaaaatttattaaaagcaCGAAGATTTTTTTGCAATGCTATAAACCCaagcaataaaataaatcttttatctt is a window encoding:
- the LOC7483916 gene encoding serotonin N-acetyltransferase 2, chloroplastic, whose product is MFPLRGLTSTPLPPLHLKTSHPLPPLNATISTAITNKFSISDEDLESRGFNLHRKIADLNLDHLNKVFVAVGFPRRDPQKIRLALENTNSLLWVEYKKTQKPVAFARATGDGVFNAIIWDVVVDPSFQGIGLGKAVMERLMEELLEKGIINIALYSEPRVLGFYRPLGFVADPDGIKGMVYSRKKNSKR
- the LOC112328355 gene encoding uncharacterized protein LOC112328355, whose amino-acid sequence is MVLPMGLSVQCIMDLVVAGISLVIGLGFFAFIASILCSAVFIYNVKHVS
- the LOC7483917 gene encoding protein SOB FIVE-LIKE 1, with protein sequence MEFSQTLGREEECSGTSGSESGWTSYIASPIKENNFDDDNDDSKNKQGDCREGNYESDDSMASDASSGPSHPELPCRINEGSINKGPFKNATTKYSSKEKLHRQVKRRDGARTTVKKEVSVLKANSAASHDHVQSGTKVRKSTT
- the LOC7485943 gene encoding 6-phosphogluconate dehydrogenase, decarboxylating 1, whose translation is MAPLTRIGLAGLAVMGQNLALNIAEKGFPISVYNRTTLKVDETVERAKQEGDLPLYGFHDPESFVKSIQKPRVIIILVKAGAPVDQTIKTLSVYMEKGDCIIDGGNEWYENTERREKALAELGLLYLGMGVSGGEDGARHGPSLMPGGSFEAYKHIEDILLKVAAQVPDSGPCVTYIGKGGSGNFVKMVHNGIEYGDMQLIAEAYDVLKSVGKLTNEELCQVFSEWNKGELLSFLIEITADIFGIKDDKGEGYLVDKVLDKTGMKGTGKWTVQQAAELSVAAPTIASSLDGRFLSGLKEERVEAAKVFKSSGIIDMLADQVVDKEKLIYDVRQALYVSKICSYAQGMNLIRAKSAEKGWDLKLGQLTRIWKGGCIIRAVFLDRIKKAYDRNPNLPNLLVDPEFAKEIIERQSAWRRVVSIAINSGISTPGMSSSLAYFDTYRRSRLPANLVQAQRDYFGAHTYERIDIDGSFHTEWFKIAKQSKI